In the genome of Natronorubrum daqingense, the window GAGAAACGCCTGCACCTCGGGATCGGTCTCCTCGGCGATCTGGTCCTCGAACGCGAGAAAGCCGTCCGTGAACCGCTCCCCCTCGAGGCGCTGGCGATCCTTGATCGCGAAGGGAATTCCGTGGAGTGAGCCGAGATCGTCACCGTTTTCGACGGCGCGCTCGGCCTCGCGTGCCTCCTCGCGCGCCCGTTCCGGAAAGAGCGTGAGAAACGCGTTGATCTCCGGTTCGCGCTCCTCGATTCGGCCGAGAAACGTTTCGACTACCTCGACCGGCGAGAGTTCACCGTCCCGAATCCTCTCAGCGAGCACCGTCGTCGACGTGAAACAGATTCCATCGTCGGGTTCGCCATCCTCAGCATCGGCGTGAGCGGTTCCGACGCCGCCGAGACCGAGTGCCATCGCCCCACCCGTGAACAGTCTCTGCAGGTGATCGCGGCGGGTCTGTGAGAACTGCGCCTCTGATTGAGTGGTATTGTCTACCATCTAATGTAATATCGCCGACTCCGGTGGTAAATATAATCCACGACCATTGAAACGATCATCTCTATCAGTTATCGGCAAAAAACACTTCGCCACAGAGGGAAACTGAAACGCGACATATAACGCCTACACGAAGCCGCTCTCGAGTGAGTTGACTCGAGAACGGCTTCGGCGATCCGCTTCGCTTCGGTCTCAGTAGTCGTCGTTGTCGTCTTCGTCCATCATTCCGTCATCGTGCATCCCATCGCCGTTCATGCCGTCGCCGTTCATTCCGTTTCCGTCCATCCCATCGCCATCCATGCCGTTACCGTTCATCCCGTCTCCGTTCATGCCCTCGTCGTCATCGTCGTCGGGAAACGCCTCGTCTTCCTCGTCGTCGTCAGGCGCTTCCTCCTCCGGATCTTCTTCCTCTTCCATCTCCTCTTCGTCGACGACGAAGGGGTCCTCCGGCTCAGGGACGTCCTCGCCTTCGTCGGCGGGGACGATCTTGTAGATTTCACCCGTCTCCTCCTGCGGTCGGAAGTCGGTGTTCGCGAGGACGTAGAGTTCGCCTTCTTCGTCGCGCTCGACGCCGTAGACGTAGCGGTTGATCGACTCGTCGTCCGCGCCCTCGAACTGAAGTTCCTCGAGTTCCCAGCGCTCGTCGACCTCGACAAGATCAGTCTCGCCGTCGTCGTTCACGTCGTTGTCGTCTTCGTCCGCGTCGAGATCGTTTTCGTCCTCGAGTTCGTCGTCATCGAGCTCCTCGTCGTCTTCGTCCTCGACATCGCCGTTGGTGGCAGGGTCGATCGCCGCGATGATCTCTCCATTCGCTTCGGCGACGCCCTGGCTGCTCCAGTTGCCGAAGACGAACGCGTCCTCGAGTTCGGGAATGTCCTCGCCCGCGTACCGGTGGCCGCCGACGACGACCGAACTGTCGATGAACGCCTCCGAAATCCGAGTGTGCTGGTACTCCGCGATCGGATCTCGGAGCGGTTCGCCCTCGCGAGCCTCGCCGGCTCCCTCGCCGACCTCGTCGGGGCAGTCCTCCGGGGGCTCGAGGGGCGAGTCGGGACTGAAGCAGAACGAGCCTTCCTTCACGTTCCAGCTGTAGTTGCCGCCCTCTTCGACGGCGTAGATCGATTCGACGGCGTGCTGGCCGGCGTCGGAGACGAACACCTGCCCGTCGTCGTTGATCGACATGCCCCAGGGGTTGCGAAAGCCCCAGGCCCAGTACTCGCCTAAGTCCTCCTCGGAGTCGACGAGCGGGTTGTCGTCGGGGATGCCGTACTCGCCGAACTCGGCCTCGGCTGCGTCGTCGTCGAGATCGTCATCATCGTCGAGATCATCATCGTCATCGTCGAGATCGTCGTCGGCGCCATTTTCGTCCTCGAGTTCGCCGTTCTCGTCATCCTCGTCGTCATCGCCGTTGTCGCCATCGTCGTCGACATCCTCACCGTTCGCATCGACGTCGATCCGGTGAATTCCGCCGAGTAAGTTCTCGCGGGTGTCCTGGGCGTTGCCGCCCTCGTTCTCGTCGTACCAGTCCTCGACGTGGCCGACGCCGATGTCGTGGACGTTGCCGCCGTCGCCGACCGACGTGTAGAGGTAGCCGTCGGGACCGAAGGCGAGTCGCCCGCCGTTGTGGTTGTCCTGGGGCTGTTGGATCTCCATGACTGTCCGCTCGGAATCGGGATCGACGCTGAGTTCGTCGCCGTCCGCCTCGGCCTCGAACTCCGCGAGCACGTCGGTGTGGTTGTATCCCAGTCCCTCGCGTTCGGGGGCGCTGTACCTGACGTAGAACAGGCCGTTGTCCGAAAAGTCGGGGTGGAACGCGATTCCGAGCAGCCCGCGCTCGTCGTACCCGCCGAGTTCGCCGATACCGAGGCTGACCAATTGGTCCTCGATGTCGAGGAAGAGGTCCATATCGTCGGCCGTCAGCGCGTCCTCGGGAACGTCGTCGTCGACCTCGTCGGGGTCGTCGGGGTCTTCCTCCTCGACCTGGATGCTCCCGACCATCGTCCCCGGATGGACCTCGCAGACGTACCGATCCATCTCCTCGGTCGCCTCGAACTCGAGCGTCTGGGTCTCGCCCGCCTCTCGGATGATCTCCGTCCGCTCGAGGATGTCGTCGTTGGCGTCGAGGATGACGACGTTGTGCGGGTCGCCGTCGCCGTTCTCCCAGGTAAACTCGTAGGTTTCGCCCGCGGTCAACTCGAGGGTCGGATTCTCCTCGCCGTCGATCTCGCTCGGCTCCGTGCCGAACCAGGCGGGAATGACGCCGTTGAAGACGAACTCGGTCGGTTCGCCGTCGTCCTCGTCGATATCTTCGGCCGCCTCGTCGTCGACGTCGTCAGCCTCATCAGCCTCGTCGTCCGTCTCTTGGAGGAAACTCCCCGTTTCCTCGTCAGCTGGCTCTCCGTCGTCTTCGTCGAGATCGTCCGCTGGATCGTCGTCGTCCTCGAGGTCGGGGTCGTCCTCGAGGTCGTCCTCGTCGTCTTCCGGTTCCGCTGCGTCTTCGTCGTCGAGTTCGTCGACCGCGTCTTCGAAGTTCGTGGCGAATACCTGGCCCGTCTGCGTGACGATGAAGTGATACACCTCGCCGTTTACCTCGACGTAATCGAAGTCGGTCGGGGCGGGAATGTTCGCGGCCATCAACTGGAGGCCGACCGTTTCCCCTTCCGGGAACTCCCCCGCGACGGGAATGTCGCCGAACTCCTCGTCGTCAGCCTCCTCGACGTCCTCGTCCGGGTCGTCCTCGTCTTCCTGTGCCTGCACGCCTGCGACGCCACCGAGTGCCGTCGCAGACCCTGTCGCTGCGAGTGCGCGGAGGACCGTCCGTCGTGATTGTCGCGTGATCCGACCGTCGTGAATACCGTCTGCTGGCTTGTCTGGATAACTCATAGTATCTCTCGTGAACTGCCTTCCTGTGGTGTGGACGACGTTCGAACGCAGCGTCCTCCTCTCAGCTTCTCCGCCGAAATCGGCGCTGAGAGGAGTACCCAGCGCTCGCTGTGACTCGCCCTACCACGGAAGGGTCGCTCCGCCGAATAAATCGCGCAAATCGTTCCACGCACAATCGCGCTCTGGCCGGCCGTTTCACGCGCTAATCTCGAGTTGCCGCCCCTCTCCGCGTCTCGTCTTCCCGGCAGTCCCTCACTCGGCGGTGTCGGAGTCGAATTCCTGGCCAACGGATTAGTACCTCGTCGGAATAGGCTCGCTATGGTCGACCTCGCTTTCTCCACGAACGCGTACACGCGCCACTCGCTGCCGACCGCGATTCGACGCATCGCCGACCACGGCTACGCCGGCGTCGAACTCCTCGGCGACGACCCCCACGCCTACTTCCCCGAATTTACCGAGACGGACCGCGAGAACCTCCTCGAGGCGCTCGAGGAGACCGACCTCGCCGTCTCGAACGTCAACGCGAACACGGCGATGGGGTACTACGACGACGCCCCGCCCTCGGCGTTTTTCGAACCGAGCATCATCCGCGCCGACGCGGACGCCCGCGAGTGGCGAGTCGAGTACACGAAACGTGCGATCGACCTCGCGGACACGGTCGACGCCCCCGCGGTCTGTCTGGCCACCGGTCGGCCACTCCCCGGAACGATGCCCGAAGTGGCCCGCGAGCACCTCCTCGAGTCGCTCTCGTCGATCCTCGACTACGCCGACGCTCGCGGAGTCGCGGTCGGCATCGAGTACGAACCCGAACTCCTGATCGAGAACACGGACGAAGTCCTCGACCTGCTCGAGGAAGTCGACCGCGAGCGGCTCGGGATCAACCTGGACGTGGGCCACGCGGCGGTCTACGGCGAGGACGTGGCCGAGAGCATCCGCCACAGCGCCGGCTCGATCACCGGCATTCACCTCGAGGATATCGTCGGTGGGCGGCGGGGCAAGCACTACCACCGAATCCCCGGCAAGGGCGACCTCGACTTTCGAGCGATTTTCGACGCGCTCGACGACGTCGGCTACGACGGCTTTGCCACCCTCGAGTTGTACACCTACCCCGACGAGCCGGATCGTGCGGCTCGAGACGCTTACGAGGCGCTCGAGGCGTACGTGTAGTCGGCAGTCGAAGGGATTTTCCAGTCGGATTTGGAGGCCGTCGATGGTCCGACCCGGCGAATCGCTGATAGTCGAAAATCCACGGGTAATGGTCCGCTACCCGATCGTTATATCAGAATAATCGTACAAATATTCGCAACGGCCCTGCTTGCCTTTCTCACCCCTCCTCGATAGCGTAGGCAGACGATGACTGACAATCGAGAGACACCTGACCCAGCAGCCGACGACTCCCGACCACCGGCCGACGAGGAATCGGTACCCGGCGATGAACCGACAGCCGACGAGGAATCGACAGCCGAGCAATCGCCCGACTCGAGTCCCTCCGGCCCCCACTCGAAGCCGTCCAGACGCCGCTTCATGCAGGCGACGGCGGCCGCGAGTGCCGTCGTCGGGTTCACTGGCGCGGCGAGCGCGCAGGACGAGGACGACGACGAAGACGACGAGAACGGTGACAACGAGTTCGAACTCGGCGGGGCGAGTGACGCGTGGGTCGGCGAAGCACCCGAAGACATCGAAGGCGAGGACAACCCGACGCTCGTCCTCGAGGAAGGCGAGAGTTACGAGGTGACGTGGGAGAACTTAGACGGCGTCGAGCACAACTTCGTCATCATCGACGAGGAGGGAGACCAAATCGTCGAGTCCGAACTCATCGGTGAAGAGGGCGAAACGCAGACGGTGGAGTTTGAGGCCGAGGAGGAGATGTCGGAGTACTACTGCGAACCGCATCCCCAGACGATGCGGGGAGACATCTCCTTCGACGAGGAGGAAGAAGAGGAAGAAGAAGAGGACGTCCGATACTTCCCCGAAGGGCCGACGGTCGGTGTCAACACCGTCGCCGAAGGGATGATTGCCCCGACTGACTTCCACGACCCCGAAGGGTCGGACTATCAGTACGTCTCGGACCAGACCGGTGAAATCTACCTCATCGGCGACGACGGCATCGAAGACGAACCGTTCCTCGACATCGGCGACGAGATGGTCGCCGTCGGCGAGGAGTTCGAGGGCCAGTACGCAGATCCAGAGGGTGACTACGACGAGCGCGGCCTACTCGGCCTCGAGTTCCACCCCGAGTACGAGGACAACGGGCTGTTCTACGTCAGCTACAGCGCCCCGCCGGACGACGAGACGCCCGACGACTGGTCGCACGTCCAGATCCTCTCGGAGTTCGAGGCCGACGACGACGAGAGCGCCGACCCCGACTCCGAACGCCGCGTCCTCGAGATCCAACATCCGCAGTTCAACCACAACAGCGGTCCGATGGCCTTCGGGCCGGACGGCTACCTCTACGTCCCGATGGGCGACGGCGGCGGCGGAGACGACGCCGACTACGGCCACGTCGAGGACTGGTACGACGAGAACGAGGGCGGCAACGGACAGGATACGGAGGACAACCCCCTCGGGGGCGTCCTCCGGATCGACGTCGACGAGCAGGAAGACCAGGATTACGGCGAGTACGGCATCCCGGACGACAACCCGTTCATGGAGGGCGAAGACCTCGAGGGTGAGGGACTCGAGGAGTACTACGCGTGGGGCCTGCGCAACCCCTTCGGAATCACCTTCAGCGAAGACGAGGACCGCTGTATCGTCGCTGACGCCGGACAACTGCTGTACGAAGCAGCCTATCAGGTCGAAGCGGGAGAAAACTACGGCTGGAACGTTAGAGAGGGCTCACACTGCTTCAGTACGGATTCACCTGCGACGCCCCCCGAAGAGTGCCCGACCGAGACGCCCGACGACGTTCGCGGCGGCGAACCGCTGATCGATCCCGTCGTCGAGTACCCGCAGGTCTACGAAGGCGAGGGGGTCGGCATCGTCATCATCGGCGGCCACACCTACGAGGACGACGCAATCGAGGAACTCGAAGGACAGTACATCTTCGGCGACTGGACGATTGACCAGGGCCGACAGCAGCCATTGGGTCGCGTCTTCGCCGCCGAGCCGGAAGATCTGGACCTCGAGCCGACCGACGACCGAGACGAGTACGGTGGTCGCCCACAGGAGGAGCTGTGGGACATGGAGGAAGTGATGTTCGAGGGCAACGAGGAGGGCGAACTCTACCACTTCGTTCGCCAGTTCGGCCGCGGGGCCGACGGCGAGGTGTACATCCTCGCGAACCAGGTCGGCGTCCCGCAGGGTGACACCGGCGTCGTCCTCGAGATGGTCCCCGAGGGCGAGGGCGAAGAGATCGAAGAACCGGACGACATCGAGGACCCCGACGACGAGGAAGAAGACCCTGCGGAAGACGATGAGGATCCGGAGGACCCCGACGAGGCCGAAGACGAAGACCCCGAGGACGAGGACGAGCATCCGGGTGATATAGACGAAGATCCCGAAGACGACGAAGCGAACGACGAAAACGGAGAGAACGACGAAGACGACGAAAACGGAACGGACGACGACGAGTAACCCTCACTCGAGGGGACGCGACGAACGCTCTCGTCCGCCGACGATCGCGACTGGTTCGTCGCGACTCTCTCGCTTTTAATCGGTGCAATAAGACGGATACGGAGTCGACTCAGCGCCTTTCCTCCCGTTTCAGACCATCAGGCTGAGGCCATCTCTCGACAGCTTTCTGCACACTCGGGCAGGATCTCTGCACAAGCCTGACAGTGGTCGTGATCGTGTTGGGCACACTCTTCGGCGCACTCCTCACAGATGTCGGCACAGAGTTCGCCGAGTTCCCGATGATACCCCGAATTGCGGGCCATGAATCGCGCGTGAAGCGAGGCGACGTCTGCCACGTCCCGACAGAGACGGATGCACCGCGCCATTCCCTCCCCCTCGCCTGCACAGGCGTCGGCACACCACTCACAGACCTGTGCGGCCTCGAGGCAGTTGTCGATACACTCCTGCATGTGCTCGTCCGCGTGCTCGAGTTGC includes:
- a CDS encoding PQQ-dependent sugar dehydrogenase, whose translation is MTDNRETPDPAADDSRPPADEESVPGDEPTADEESTAEQSPDSSPSGPHSKPSRRRFMQATAAASAVVGFTGAASAQDEDDDEDDENGDNEFELGGASDAWVGEAPEDIEGEDNPTLVLEEGESYEVTWENLDGVEHNFVIIDEEGDQIVESELIGEEGETQTVEFEAEEEMSEYYCEPHPQTMRGDISFDEEEEEEEEEDVRYFPEGPTVGVNTVAEGMIAPTDFHDPEGSDYQYVSDQTGEIYLIGDDGIEDEPFLDIGDEMVAVGEEFEGQYADPEGDYDERGLLGLEFHPEYEDNGLFYVSYSAPPDDETPDDWSHVQILSEFEADDDESADPDSERRVLEIQHPQFNHNSGPMAFGPDGYLYVPMGDGGGGDDADYGHVEDWYDENEGGNGQDTEDNPLGGVLRIDVDEQEDQDYGEYGIPDDNPFMEGEDLEGEGLEEYYAWGLRNPFGITFSEDEDRCIVADAGQLLYEAAYQVEAGENYGWNVREGSHCFSTDSPATPPEECPTETPDDVRGGEPLIDPVVEYPQVYEGEGVGIVIIGGHTYEDDAIEELEGQYIFGDWTIDQGRQQPLGRVFAAEPEDLDLEPTDDRDEYGGRPQEELWDMEEVMFEGNEEGELYHFVRQFGRGADGEVYILANQVGVPQGDTGVVLEMVPEGEGEEIEEPDDIEDPDDEEEDPAEDDEDPEDPDEAEDEDPEDEDEHPGDIDEDPEDDEANDENGENDEDDENGTDDDE
- a CDS encoding PQQ-dependent sugar dehydrogenase, yielding MSYPDKPADGIHDGRITRQSRRTVLRALAATGSATALGGVAGVQAQEDEDDPDEDVEEADDEEFGDIPVAGEFPEGETVGLQLMAANIPAPTDFDYVEVNGEVYHFIVTQTGQVFATNFEDAVDELDDEDAAEPEDDEDDLEDDPDLEDDDDPADDLDEDDGEPADEETGSFLQETDDEADEADDVDDEAAEDIDEDDGEPTEFVFNGVIPAWFGTEPSEIDGEENPTLELTAGETYEFTWENGDGDPHNVVILDANDDILERTEIIREAGETQTLEFEATEEMDRYVCEVHPGTMVGSIQVEEEDPDDPDEVDDDVPEDALTADDMDLFLDIEDQLVSLGIGELGGYDERGLLGIAFHPDFSDNGLFYVRYSAPEREGLGYNHTDVLAEFEAEADGDELSVDPDSERTVMEIQQPQDNHNGGRLAFGPDGYLYTSVGDGGNVHDIGVGHVEDWYDENEGGNAQDTRENLLGGIHRIDVDANGEDVDDDGDNGDDDEDDENGELEDENGADDDLDDDDDDLDDDDDLDDDAAEAEFGEYGIPDDNPLVDSEEDLGEYWAWGFRNPWGMSINDDGQVFVSDAGQHAVESIYAVEEGGNYSWNVKEGSFCFSPDSPLEPPEDCPDEVGEGAGEAREGEPLRDPIAEYQHTRISEAFIDSSVVVGGHRYAGEDIPELEDAFVFGNWSSQGVAEANGEIIAAIDPATNGDVEDEDDEELDDDELEDENDLDADEDDNDVNDDGETDLVEVDERWELEELQFEGADDESINRYVYGVERDEEGELYVLANTDFRPQEETGEIYKIVPADEGEDVPEPEDPFVVDEEEMEEEEDPEEEAPDDDEEDEAFPDDDDDEGMNGDGMNGNGMDGDGMDGNGMNGDGMNGDGMHDDGMMDEDDNDDY
- a CDS encoding sugar phosphate isomerase/epimerase family protein — encoded protein: MVDLAFSTNAYTRHSLPTAIRRIADHGYAGVELLGDDPHAYFPEFTETDRENLLEALEETDLAVSNVNANTAMGYYDDAPPSAFFEPSIIRADADAREWRVEYTKRAIDLADTVDAPAVCLATGRPLPGTMPEVAREHLLESLSSILDYADARGVAVGIEYEPELLIENTDEVLDLLEEVDRERLGINLDVGHAAVYGEDVAESIRHSAGSITGIHLEDIVGGRRGKHYHRIPGKGDLDFRAIFDALDDVGYDGFATLELYTYPDEPDRAARDAYEALEAYV
- a CDS encoding four-helix bundle copper-binding protein, translated to MALQQLEHADEHMQECIDNCLEAAQVCEWCADACAGEGEGMARCIRLCRDVADVASLHARFMARNSGYHRELGELCADICEECAEECAQHDHDHCQACAEILPECAESCREMASA